tTATAatgtacttccttacactctatcacacactaccacaactgctTTAGGAGTAGCGCTTCCttagcaggagggtgaaaggcgtacaaagaatagtgaattggaatgatgtggtataccggggtcgacgtgctgtcattggattgaactaggggatgtgaagcgtctgaggtaaatcatggaaagttttgtggggcccggatgtggaaagggagctgtggtttcggtgcattatacatgacagctagagactgagtgtgaacgaatgtggcctttgttgtcttttcctattgcttcCTCGgtcgcgtgcggggggagggggttgtcatttcatgtgtggcggggtggcgacggaaatgaataaaggcagcaagtatgatttgtgtgtatatatatatatatatatatatatatatatatatatatatatatatatatatatttctgtatgtatatacatgtatacgttgaaatgtatagttatgtatatgtgcatgtgtggacgtgtatgtatatacatgtgtatgtgggtgggttgagtcattcgaattctcgtctgtttccttgcgctacctcgctaacgcgggagacaggtaAGAAgtatgataaattatatatatatatatatatatatatatatatatatatatatatatatatatatatatatattttttttttttttttcatactattcgctatttcccgcgatagcgaggtagcgttaagaacagaggactgggcctttgagggaatatcctcacctggacctcttctctgttccttcttttggagaaaaaaagaaaaaaaaaatatattcttttaaactattcgccatttcccgcgttagcgaggtagcgttaggagcagaggactgggcctttttttggaatatcctcacctcccccccccccccctcttttccttctttaggaaaaaaaaaaaacgagaggggaggatttccagccccttttagtcgccttctacgacacacagggaataagtggaaagtattcttaatcccctatccccagggataaaatatatatatatatatatatatatatatatatatatatatatatatatatatatatatatatataaggtgtgtgAATGTAGTCTATATCAGTCTACATTTCTTGCAGTAAAGAAAGTGGAGGAATTAGGATTGAAGGCTGTGGACAGCTTGAGGAGCTCCTACCCCATCATCAATAAACCCACACACGAGGCAAGTAAAACCCTTACGTTGTAGTCTTGTATCCTTCGCTTGGTATAGACCCAGTGATATCTTTGAACTGCTGCACGTCAAGACGAGAAGTGAAATTTTTTCAGACTTCGAACTTaggataaaaaaagaatgagataAAGATAGGGTAAAAAGAGTTTTACTTACGTATCTTTTGCAAGTTGAATAAAGCAATTAAGAGGCGTTTCAAATTTGCGAAATTTACCAAAAGTATTTAGAATAAGTTGCTCTAAAAAAAAAGCTTTACAACATCATATAAACACAAGTACAGAAAACACTGAATTTTGTCTTGGGATACACTGCCTTGCTACTCTGCTAAGGTTGAACATTATCTTGGTTCTTCAAATATTGGAGAGGCTAAATCTGCGCAAGTGTCAGACCCACTGCTGAAGTATGACCACCAGTACTCCAAGCCAGTGTCAATATAACCAGCCATATACGCTAACTGAAGTGGTTTTGAGGACTGAAAGCATTCCACCCGTTGATGTTGAACGGATGTGATCTCTGACTTGTTTTGAGTCGCTCATACCTCCCAGTAAACAAGATGGAGGCTTTAGCTGGTGCGGCCACAAGAGATGCCAAACCTCTGAGGCTTACTGTGGGTTGAGGCTACTGTGGCTTATTCCTCTACATGAAAAAATCCACATTGAGGCAGATGTGGTAATCCCACCATGTGGGAATCTTGTAGTCTATATAGATGAGATATTCCATGCTTCTTTATAAACCTCTGTGTTATCGCAAGTAATCATTACCATGACCTGGCACAAAGACCATCACACTGCTTGCGAAAGCCTACTCTGTAGCAGTGTGACAGCGACTCCTGAAACCATATAAGCCACTTAACAGCTGAGAGTCAAGGTTGCCTAAGCTTCCTTACTGGTTTGGCTGGACAACTGCCAAAGGGTAGTCCAAAGACCGATACGCAGCGGCAGCCTCCATCACCAGACCGCGGTCCTCGGCTACCTACGGGCGGCAGTACCGTGTAAAACCTTCCGGGACGTCTACCCTTTTCACGGGTTTTCGTTCCATGGCACCAGTTACGCATAAGAAGTCCTTAGGGGACGGCATACCAGCCATTGTTGGTGTGTCGGATGCCAGCAGAAACCAAGGGGGAGCGGCTGATGACCGCTCTCCCACTTGGCCAGTGTGAGACCACCTTTGCCAGCTTGTTGCTGGCCGCCGGACAGGTCCTTAAAGGCGAATGGGAGATACCGCCAACTGCGGTTGGGCCGGAAACCCTCTATACCTTTAGGTTTAGCAGAGGTTCTAACTGTGGGAGaagtagcacaccacctcgaggcCACTAAAAATCAGCCCTCTGTTCCGACGTAATGCAGACAGGACTCCTGAAGTCTATTTCTCCGTGGGTGCTCTGCAAGATGTTTAATATGTGGATAGCCACATATACACTGCCTGAACCACTCGAGGCGAACAGGACGGTACTGATATGAGGTACCAAATCCAACATGGCCCAAGGACCACAAACCAATCACAGTTTCATGTGCTGTGGTCCGACTCGTACATAAGATCCctagcagccgcatctcgagccttatccagatcgatggagctcaaaaggcattcgtccctgtgGACGGATGCcccgagaacctcacgatcttggacgCCATCATTAGTCGTACTCAGGTACAGTCCCAcgctgtgcacctggcattcctcgacatggccaaagcatacgatagtgttaatcataacactgtcgagcgggccatgtcgcggaagggcaatCCTGCCCCCGTCAGGGTATACATTATGTCGACGAACAACCAAgccttcacccatattgaagGCAGCAGCGAGAAGTCTGAAAAAATAACAATGACTCGCGGGGTCAGACAAGGCGACCCCGTCACCCATTCTTTTTAACCTTGATTTACGAAGGGGTTAAAAGGGTTTAGGAATCAGGTGTGGGGATCAGATTTGGCGACCAAAAGGTATCAGTGATAGTCTTCGCCGATGACATGGTTCTAGTGGCGCGGGCGGTTTGCAGAAGGCAATAAACATAATGGGAGATACACTGGCGAGGGGTGACCTTCGGGTGAACCCGGGAAAGTGTAGGTCCCTCAGCATGGGGATCAAACGCAAGACTAGTTACGTCAACAAaaaacaggacgttccaagtcttgggcagcgctatcGGCTCCATGGACGCTGAAGACTATTATAAGTCTTGCCTTGGTGTTCTCATCGGGGCAGGGGCAAGGCGGGTATCCTACGGCTCACTGCTAGATGAGGAGCTAGCCAACATCACCAGGGCCCCTCTAAAACCGCAGAAGAGGATTGCAATCGTCGTTGACCACCTCGTAGCCAAAGTAGTGCATCGCTTGATGCTGGGGGAGGTATACAAGAAGCAGCTCgcgcgcatggacaggcaggtgagtGGCGGTCCGCCACAGGCTTCGACTGCCTCGTGACGCACCCTGCGCTTTCTTCTAATCTGCGGCAGGGGATGCTGCTTTGGGAGTTTGAtttttgtctcgaccgtccggctAAATGAACAAGCTAGATTGGAAAAATCGCTCACCTCGTCTGACTGTTGCGGAGTTGGTCGGGCcctgcatgcattgctggtcgacaggcgagCAATATGACCGAACTATCTCGCGCATGGAAGGCTAACCTAGTCAGTGCCTGTGATGGGTCGGAACTCGCTCGATCTGCTGCTGTACcacaggtgagcagatgggtcaCCAGTGGGACCCGACTCCTCGCGGGCAGTGACTGTTAAGGCCATTCAAGTGATGTCGGGaacattcccccaccccctccagggCTAAAAGAGGCTGACCAGATATCTCCGGCCTCTGTGACACTTCTCTCAAGCCCGGTACGATTGGGCATATCGCCCATGTATGCCcacgtacccatgggggtcggGTAAAAAGGCACGACAGCATCGACtttttagccggacggttgaggcAAAGGTGGTACGAGGTGATCTGCGAACCTCGTATTCCTGTTGCAGGGTCCttccggacatcgtggcttccagagAGTTGGAGACTTGCATTGCACACCCAAGTCTCCGGAGTTAGCTTCGTGCTCTCATCTGCACACTATCTTGTataagtgcagctattacggcaccccgtAAGTCCCTCAGGGCGTACGGGACTCAACCGGTAAAGACGCCGTGCGCGTAGCATCAGCCACAATGAACTGGCGAGGTGTATGGTGTCAAGAGTAAGAGTGCTCTGAGGGTTAGGGCTTTcctaccgggacctagaggtgtgctccGTGAAAGCCCTAACTTGAACCCataccctttacaggatgtgctCCAAGAGCACAAGTTAGCAATCTGCTGCCAGCCTCACAACATCTGGTGTTGGCATGGGTGGGGCCCCCTTGTTCGCTCGTGGGTGATGGTTGGCTGttcgtcccccccacccccccaaaaaaaaaggctttcatgGAGGATACCAGTTCCCGATGGCGGTTTGCCGTAGCGGGGGAGTAGGCGTCTAGACGGGATATCCTGTTATTCCTGTCCGTCAGGCCGCAATGGATGGTGAGCGGTGCCGGGGATTGGACTGTAGTGCAGTCCATATGGGTAAGATAAGGTGCCCAACCACCTTTTGTACTGcctatttctcatttttcttatGCCTTTGCTCTCTGCAGTCCGATCTATTGTCTTCTTGACTTTCACAGCTCTAACACCCTCTTCCTTCTTTGTCAACGTGTAAATACCTGGAGTAGTTAGCCTCAGCACCAACATTAACAATTGAAAatggtttgtaaaaaaaaatcctccataCTTAGTGTTCGCTTTATTCCTTGCTCTTAAAGAATATCCAGAGCTACTTCCTCATGTGAAGCAGAATTAAGAATTGAACTTTAATGCAGCTTCTCTTCTGCCATCCTGCAGTGCCCTCCATTCTCTTGGAATAAGTCTATTTCTGGGTCTTTAAAGTAGATGAATGACAGTCTGAATGATAGATTTCGTTTCAAAATATAGAGCTGATGTTGGAGCGTCTTTGACTCCATTTCCAAGTGTGTTGCTTGCTGAGTAGGTAATGTGAATTTATCTTTACTGATCATATCTTGAAAGTATACATGTTGCATTTGGAGGATATTATTTTATGCAAAATAATCACATCGTTTACTTCACAGGTACTAGAGAAGTTATCTGTGTTGGTGTATCAGCGTGTACAGCTGGGCAGCAGTCGGGTCGCTTCCCTGCACTTCAGTCAAATAACATGCCGCGCCGCTGAAGCAGTGATGGTCACTGCAGAGCGAGCGTGTGCCACTTCACTTCCAGGTCAGTCCATCCCGTGAACTTTATACTCTCTATGGAACTAGATAACCCAGTTTATCATAACGTTCGAAGAGTAACACTATTGCTCTGGAACAGAAGATGGGGTTGTGGCGCGAGTGTTGCCGAAACCTTTGAAGCGGGTGTATTCctcgtccttccttcctctcctcatctcTGCCGTGAGTACTGCATTACTTATATAAATCATAAGAACTGCCACAGACTGAAATTAATGAGATACACCATCGAGCAGTCATAACAAGATATTGAATCCTTAGGGACGATGCTTGCGGAATTGGCGACGTGCACTGCGGGCCTGGCGTCACTCGGGGATGAGAGTCAGTGTCGCGAAGGAGCACACCAAGCGCCTCCGCAAGGTGAGGGCAGCAGCCAGCCTGACACGGGTGAGCCATGATAATCTAGACGGATTTATCCAGCAGGAAAATATTCTAAGCTGTCCATCATAACAGACAGCCCAGAATATACAAGTGATCATCATCAAATGATCAATGTATTCTCGATATACAAAATTGGAAGATGTAAGCAAACAAGGTGAAGTTGAAATGTTGATCCGTTGTTACATAAACCGTGTTTGTAGGAGTACGTAGGTAAGATGAAAATTTCCTTTGTGATCTTTGAAAGTATTTTCTTGCTGACTGAAATGTTAACCTAAAGTAATAATGGTGAATTGATCGAAGCCCTCGCATTCTCCATTCTCGGTGATATAGAGCAAATTATCTACCGCCTtacccatatacctgacctgtgaccagtgTCCTAATAttatggatttgtttttcacatttagtccatcccgctgtaaatatACAATCTCgaccccagttggttcatctgatgacactcataaatgtatctattctaccGGTACTTCGCCCTCcggcagccccttctaagcgaaGTACTAGCATCTCTACAGGACTGACTGGAACAATGCGTAACTTCTTACTTTCCTTGGATAAAttgctgtctcttatgtggtgatgcctcagcctccgccaaacgcataagAGGTTATTCTTGCTGGAATGGAAGAATTTCTACCCTCTTCCTCTCAgattacctcttcatccaatccatggctcAATagttcttgttctgaggccattcaggcatatCAGGTTTGGCAAAACACTCCCTTTGCTTTCCATTCAGATGTCGAAACTACATCTCTTCTGAACGCTTGTTCCAATTATACATGGCATTGATtcgcccttgtatggagtattgctctcacgtTTAGGGTGGATCTATCTCTGTATGTTTACTTGAGAGATCTGTCGAAAGCGATCAGTTATCAGCTGTCCCAGGCTGACTTCTAAACCTGACCCTACTTACCCTACgctcaatgttggttcactttccctcttgtataggtattccttcggtttttgctcccaaaagctggctgctgctgtgcccccaccactagctagaccacacaatattcggcaagctgctgcgtcacgtgattgtGTGGTCATCGGCAACTCGAGGGagggccgttttgatacttgcttctttcgctacacgtcgaagctttggaaatctctaccttctcatgttttttcccaaaaactatgacatggtacatttcaaaagaccgGTCTTTCTCGTCCTcaaattcgtaaataccttcccttggaatttctttttcagtatcataattctctctacatttcactcaaggcccggccttgatgtggacttttgttcgtgactggaggcTTCAACATATAAGAAAAGTTGGACTGATGGCAAGGTACCTATGTATATAATGGATGCAAGGGTAGTGTGACTTGCTTTATAGAGATAGGTTCTGCCTGGTCTCTAGTAAGACGCATGCGGCTAATGTTGATCTACCTCTCCCCCACATTGACAGTGCTGTATCTTCCTTGATAGCCCTTTTCTCATCACCTTGGACGACCAATACTACCTTGTTCCAAGAtgcctctttttctgtttcactgCCCATTACTATAATATCCTTACTTCAAAAAAATACGATAGTGTTTTGGATTGCATATTCCTCCGTTATTTTCTGAGTAGCTTTGTTTTTAAGTCTCGGCCATAATTGGTCTTCAGTTTCGCATTTACCTAAAGACTATAAGTTCCTTCGTATCGAAAACCTGATCATCCTTTAAATATGCATCGGGAGATCTTACGTTTTAGCTAACCCTTGCTACAACGAAAGCTTTTCAGAGAGGCACAGAGGTTTGATGTCAAAGCTCCATTTTTAAGGCTTTCTTCGCACAGTTTTTTTCGTATCCATATCTCTGTTCtgttcatttcatttcaacaacCTCACTTTTCTTTGTTAAAGGTAATTATCCTTCATTGTTCTGTAGTTTCTCTTACCTCCCATACAACGAGCTTCAGTCTTCAGCAAATAACACGGTTTCCTCGTACCTGATGACTCGAACTCCCCATTCAGATTTGTCTTTCCACGAGATTCTTAAACTTGAATTTTGAGAGTATTTCAGTAGTACAGACGTAAGCAAAATGTTCAACGCATCATTATCTCTACTCCCATTTTTCACTATAAATCTCGCTTCAAACTATATTTCTATTCGTCTATAAAGCTCTGTGTATTTTGACCATCTTGGAATGGTTCTATACTTCAACCATTCAAGAGTACACGTATCGGTTGCTTGTTGTATCAACTTTGAATTCCATCCAGCAGAATTGCCTAACTTTGCCTCAGAAATACTAGACCTTTGCCAGATGTCATAGATTCTAATCTTGACGGATGCTCGTTATACAAGATTATATTCATGTCTTAAGGAGTGTTAATTCATCCATGGGTAGGCCCTAACTGCCTATTTAGTAATTTGACTTGCCAGCTTCCCCGGTCTGCCTCAAACTTTGACCAACGTTCCCTCCATTCCTCTACTGGATATCTTCTCTTTTATAGATCACTTCGACCTTTGCTTCCCCAGGTCTGGCTACCTACGTGATCCTGACATCATCTTGATAGCTCTGTACTGGGCGAGCTACCACGTCACATAATTGCTTGGTCTTGAGCAGCTTGGGAGTAGGATAGTAAGGAGAGTGTGGGACAGTAGTCGTGTACATCCTGTATAAAACAGAGACTGTGACGGAGTAATACATGTAGTTTGTGAAGTTTTGGATTTGCTAGTTCAAACATCACTCGTTACATGGAAGCTGACGAagatctggggtaaactattgtTCATGTAGTTTAAATGCCTCTGAATGAAGCCGAAAATATCGGTTGATAAAGCTGAATACTGTAGTCTGCTCTGATAGACGAGACCTGCTGTAGTGAGCTTGGTACTGGAAACTTTAAGATAAGTTACTGGCTGTACATAACATCTGGGCCTTTGCAATATGTTAATCTTTCACTTTGAATGATTGATATTTTGACTTTTTTCCGGTCATGTGTATTATCTGATGCTGGGGACACCACGCAAGAAGACGGCAAAGGGCGAGTGGCACAGGTGGTGGGTGCGGTTGCCGGGGTGGTCCTGGCTGGGTGCAGACACGTCCCTGCGCCTCAGCAGTACAATGCATGTAGAAGTTAGAGaggccctccctcactctcctcacaagaACATACCGTCAGAGGTAAGAACAGGCCATTGTGGAACTCTGAGCATTTATGTACTAGAGCAGAGGGGGAAAGTGTGGATTGTGGGCATTTTACATAGTAACCTATAGCAAAGGAAGGATGAAGATTTGCAGAAGGGGAAAATACTATTGCGCATGTTATCAAGTGGTCTTTTCAACAGCTGGATTTGAAATTCTGAGATTAAACGGATTCTTAACACCTCAGTAAAATGTTTGCATTCAAGGTAGTTTCACGTTTCTTCCAGAAGAAAGGGAAGCGATCTAAGGCTGACCAGCCAGAGATGACCTGCCGTGACCTGCTGAGGGACTTGGATGACTACCACTCGGAGGACGACTCTGAGTATTTGGTAAGTTGAGTAGTCTCGTAACCATATTCTGTCCTTAAGCTTAAGGATGTAAGAGTCTTGATAGTTTTGTTGAAGATTTCAAGTGAATATTCGTGTTTGTGTTACTGATGGCAACTACGACACTGTCTTCTCTTGATTTTGATAGTAGGAATTGTCAAGAATTACCAATTTAGGTAAAACAGATCATCTTTATTTCTAATATTCGACTTTGTGTGAAATAGATATTCCTGACTTTCATAAGATTTCGGCAAATTTCTGCCTTGAATGTCTGTGGTCCATGGGCTCTTGCCCATGGACAACACAGTAGTGTATCGCCTCCTTTCACTCAAGCGTGACCCTCCCTACAGTCACATGGGCAAACCCCTCACTTATGTTGCTTGACTGTGTATGACTTTTTGTACCTGACTATCCGTTAATCCTCGCCTGAAACACGTTATAGGATTTGTCATAACTTCATTTTGTTAACATCTCGTACAACGAAAAACGCACAAACCGGAATATCACATGGCTAATATCTATTTAAGTACAGAATCTTGACTTTTATTATACTACAAATTTTCAAAATATGCCCGTTGTAATTGCATAATTAAAGTCCTTTTTGAATACTCGTTCATTCAACAGTGTACTGGAGACCGTTACTAGAATTACAAGGATTTTTACCAGTAATGTTCAAAATTTGTACATGTATCTCGATCTTTACCCAGTGAAACCTGTGTGTACTGGTAGGTATTTTCGTTGTAAGAGGTGGAAATGTCGACCAATAACCCTCACGTCTCCGCCACAGTTGAGCCAGGGATATCCTCCGTCATAACAGGTATAGGTTATCGATATCCTCCCCT
This window of the Panulirus ornatus isolate Po-2019 chromosome 1, ASM3632096v1, whole genome shotgun sequence genome carries:
- the Jabba gene encoding uncharacterized protein Jabba isoform X2, with the translated sequence MADEPILPTTIPQSPPLRTLLEEVATLPIVASAAGKVGATHGLLCRVVPLYGRLTAAAVATTCTITRRAEEYKVVRTSVKKVEELGLKAVDSLRSSYPIINKPTHEVLEKLSVLVYQRVQLGSSRVASLHFSQITCRAAEAVMVTAERACATSLPEDGVVARVLPKPLKRVYSSSFLPLLISAGRCLRNWRRALRAWRHSGMRVSVAKEHTKRLRKVRAAASLTRKTAKGEWHRWWVRLPGWSWLGADTSLRLSSTMHVEVREALPHSPHKNIPSEKKGKRSKADQPEMTCRDLLRDLDDYHSEDDSEYLPSETSTDSLEYRSTDCEVSEAPITDEDFSEQQIKVVVNGAEDAVDGEVAEAPIPPGDHHCDRKPGTRHSVTGELH
- the Jabba gene encoding uncharacterized protein Jabba isoform X4 — encoded protein: MADEPILPTTIPQSPPLRTLLEEVATLPIVASAAGKVGATHGLLCRVVPLYGRLTAAAVATTCTITRRAEEYKVVRTSVKKVEELGLKAVDSLRSSYPIINKPTHEVLEKLSVLVYQRVQLGSSRVASLHFSQITCRAAEAVMVTAERACATSLPEDGVVARVLPKPLKRVYSSSFLPLLISAGRCLRNWRRALRAWRHSGMRVSVAKEHTKRLRKVRAAASLTRKTAKGEWHRWWVRLPGWSWLGADTSLRLSSTMHVEVREALPHSPHKNIPSEKGKRSKADQPEMTCRDLLRDLDDYHSEDDSEYLPSETSTDSLEYRSTDCEVSEAPITDEDFSEQQIKVVVNGAEDAVDGEVAEAPIPPGDHHCDRKPGTRHSVTGELH
- the Jabba gene encoding uncharacterized protein Jabba isoform X5 gives rise to the protein MADEPILPTTIPQSPPLRTLLEEVATLPIVASAAGKVGATHGLLCRVVPLYGRLTAAAVATTCTITRRAEEYKVVRTSVKKVEELGLKAVDSLRSSYPIINKPTHEVLEKLSVLVYQRVQLGSSRVASLHFSQITCRAAEAVMVTAERACATSLPEDGVVARVLPKPLKRVYSSSFLPLLISAGRCLRNWRRALRAWRHSGMRVSVAKEHTKRLRKKTAKGEWHRWWVRLPGWSWLGADTSLRLSSTMHVEVREALPHSPHKNIPSEEKKGKRSKADQPEMTCRDLLRDLDDYHSEDDSEYLPSETSTDSLEYRSTDCEVSEAPITDEDFSEQQIKVVVNGAEDAVDGEVAEAPIPPGDHHCDRKPGTRHSVTGELH
- the Jabba gene encoding uncharacterized protein Jabba isoform X6, giving the protein MADEPILPTTIPQSPPLRTLLEEVATLPIVASAAGKVGATHGLLCRVVPLYGRLTAAAVATTCTITRRAEEYKVVRTSVKKVEELGLKAVDSLRSSYPIINKPTHEVLEKLSVLVYQRVQLGSSRVASLHFSQITCRAAEAVMVTAERACATSLPEDGVVARVLPKPLKRVYSSSFLPLLISAGRCLRNWRRALRAWRHSGMRVSVAKEHTKRLRKTAKGEWHRWWVRLPGWSWLGADTSLRLSSTMHVEVREALPHSPHKNIPSEEKKGKRSKADQPEMTCRDLLRDLDDYHSEDDSEYLPSETSTDSLEYRSTDCEVSEAPITDEDFSEQQIKVVVNGAEDAVDGEVAEAPIPPGDHHCDRKPGTRHSVTGELH
- the Jabba gene encoding uncharacterized protein Jabba isoform X7, which codes for MADEPILPTTIPQSPPLRTLLEEVATLPIVASAAGKVLEKLSVLVYQRVQLGSSRVASLHFSQITCRAAEAVMVTAERACATSLPEDGVVARVLPKPLKRVYSSSFLPLLISAGRCLRNWRRALRAWRHSGMRVSVAKEHTKRLRKVRAAASLTRKTAKGEWHRWWVRLPGWSWLGADTSLRLSSTMHVEVREALPHSPHKNIPSEEKKGKRSKADQPEMTCRDLLRDLDDYHSEDDSEYLPSETSTDSLEYRSTDCEVSEAPITDEDFSEQQIKVVVNGAEDAVDGEVAEAPIPPGDHHCDRKPGTRHSVTGELH
- the Jabba gene encoding uncharacterized protein Jabba isoform X3, whose translation is MADEPILPTTIPQSPPLRTLLEEVATLPIVASAAGKVGATHGLLCRVVPLYGRLTAAAVATTCTITRRAEEYKVVRTSVKKVEELGLKAVDSLRSSYPIINKPTHEVLEKLSVLVYQRVQLGSSRVASLHFSQITCRAAEAVMVTAERACATSLPDGVVARVLPKPLKRVYSSSFLPLLISAGRCLRNWRRALRAWRHSGMRVSVAKEHTKRLRKVRAAASLTRKTAKGEWHRWWVRLPGWSWLGADTSLRLSSTMHVEVREALPHSPHKNIPSEEKKGKRSKADQPEMTCRDLLRDLDDYHSEDDSEYLPSETSTDSLEYRSTDCEVSEAPITDEDFSEQQIKVVVNGAEDAVDGEVAEAPIPPGDHHCDRKPGTRHSVTGELH
- the Jabba gene encoding uncharacterized protein Jabba isoform X1; amino-acid sequence: MADEPILPTTIPQSPPLRTLLEEVATLPIVASAAGKVGATHGLLCRVVPLYGRLTAAAVATTCTITRRAEEYKVVRTSVKKVEELGLKAVDSLRSSYPIINKPTHEVLEKLSVLVYQRVQLGSSRVASLHFSQITCRAAEAVMVTAERACATSLPEDGVVARVLPKPLKRVYSSSFLPLLISAGRCLRNWRRALRAWRHSGMRVSVAKEHTKRLRKVRAAASLTRTAKGEWHRWWVRLPGWSWLGADTSLRLSSTMHVEVREALPHSPHKNIPSEEKKGKRSKADQPEMTCRDLLRDLDDYHSEDDSEYLPSETSTDSLEYRSTDCEVSEAPITDEDFSEQQIKVVVNGAEDAVDGEVAEAPIPPGDHHCDRKPGTRHSVTGELH